The genomic DNA ACGCCGCCGCGCCCGTAGCTCGCCGGCCCCGGCACTGCCTTGGCCGAGCGCGGGCCGACCCGCAGCCGGCCGGTCTGATCGGTCCACGTCACACTGCCGCCACCCGCCCCGATCGTGTGGATGTCGACCGTCGGCGCCAACAACACGTGATCACTGACCACCTGCGAGGTGGTGAACGGGATGCGTTGCGCGCGAACCAGACACACGTCGGTGGAGGTACCACCCATGTCGAGGCTGATGACGTCCTGCAGGCCGTGCCGCCCGGCGGCCGCGACCAGCCCGGCCACCCCGCCCGCCGGACCCGAGAGCACCAGGCGATGTGCGGCGTCCTCGGCCCGCGCCGCGGGCACACTGCCACCGTTGGACTGCATCACCAGAAACGACCCCCGCAGCCCGACCCCCTCGAGAGTGGTCACCGCGCGCTGCATGTACCCGCCGATCACCGGACGCAACGCCGCACTGATGACCGTGGTGGCCGTCCTCGGGTACTCGCGGAACTCCCGGGCCACCTCGCTGGACAGTGCCACCGGAATTCCCGGCAGGGCCGCGCGCAGTGCCGCGCCGAGCCGCCGTTCGTGGGTGTCGTCGAGATAACTGAACAACAGGCTCACCGCGACGGCTTGCACGTCGAGTGCCCGGGCCTCGGCGACCACCCTGTCGATCTCGTCATCGGTGAGGGCGGTGAGCACGTCACCGGTGCTGGTGAGACGTTCGTCGACCTCCAGACGGGCGTGACGTTCGACGAGCTCGGCGGGTCGCGCCGGTGTCAGGCTGTACACGCTCGGCCTGCTGGACTGCCGATACCCCATCACATCGCGGAACCCGCGGGTGGTCAACAGCGCCACCGGGGCAAGGTTTCCGGTGAGTACGGCATTGGTGGCGACGGTGGTGCCGTGACACAACAGGGCCACCTGGTCAACCGGCATGCCCTGCTCGACCAGTGACGTGACCGCGTTGGCCAGGCCCTGCGACGGATCCTCCGGCGTGGACGCGACCTTGGCGACCAGCACCCGCCCATCGACGTGCCGGGCCACCGCGTCGGTGAAGGTGCCGCCGGCATCGATGCTGACCGTCCAGTTGCGTTGTTCCACGTCGATCCCTTCCGTATCCGCTCGACGCTCAGTACACCGCCGGGCCGGACACGTCGTCATGCGTCAATCGACGGACGCCCTCTACGTCAGATGGCGGATGCCGGAGGCGTCGGCACCGGCCAGAATCGGGGGGTGGCAGCAGAATCGCAGGCGGCCTGGCCCCACGGCGCCCGCTACGGCGCGAGTATCACCTTCGACTTCGACGCCGAGGAGGTGTGGATCGGCGAGGACCCCGCCAATGCCGGCCGCCCGGGTGTGCTGTCCCAGGGCACCTACGGCCCCAAGGTGGCGGTGCCGCTGCTGCTCGAGCTGCTGGCCCGCCACCAGGTGACCGCCACGTTCTTCATCTGCGGCCGCGACGCCGACCGCCACCCCGACCGGGTGCGCGAGATCCTGGCCGCCGGCCACGAGGTGGCACACCACGGCCACACCCACCGCTCCCCGGTGAACCTCACCCCGCAGGAGGAGGAGGCCGAACTGGTACACGGCCTCGACAGCCTGCGCAAACTGGGTGCCGAGGTGGTCGGATACCGGTCGCCTTCCTGGGACTTCAGCCCGCACACCCTGGGACTGCTGGCCGAACACGGACTGCAGTACTCATCGAATCTGATGGACGACATCCGGCCGTACCGCCACCCGGGCGGCATCGTGGAGATCCCGGTGTCCTGGCTGCTCGACGACGCACCCCATTTCTGGTTCTCCGGGGCGGACTGGTCCAAGACCATCAGAACCGTCGACGAGGTGTACCGGCTGTGGCGCGACGAACTCGACGGTATCGCGGAGCTGGGCGCGCACTTCATGCTGACCATGCACCCGCAGTTCATCGGTCGGCCGTCACGGCTGAAGTTGTTGGACCGGTTGCTGACCGACATGCGTGAGTCCGGTGCCTGGATCGCCCCGGCCCGCGAGGTTGCCCAGTGGGTCCCGTGAGCGCCGCGTCGGACACGTTGTCCTGTGCAGTGGTCACCGGTGCCGCCACCGGGCTGGGCGCCGGTGTCGCCACCCGGCTGCTCGATGAGGGCTGGTGTGTGGTCGCCGCCGACATCGATCCAGCGGTCGAAGAGCGTTTCAGCGCAGGCAGTTTCGACGGGCGGGTGCGCAGCGCGGTGGCCGACATCGCCGACGCCGACACCGCCGCGGCGCTGGTCAATGCCGCCATGGCCTCGTTCGGCCGCATCGACGCCGTGATCAACAATGCAGGAATCGGAGGGCCCGGCGGGCACCTCGACGAGGTGGCCGTCGACGACATCCAGCGCACGCTCGATGTCAACCTGCTGGGGGTGGTGCGACTGTCCCAGGCTGCGATCCCCCACCTCAAGGCGCAACGCTTCGGCAGGATCGTCAACATAGGCTCGGTGTTCGCCCAGCGTCCCGTGCGCAACGGCAGTGCCTACATCATGTCCAAGGCGGCAGTACACGCTCTGTCACAGTGCATGGCAATAGAGTTGGGCCCCTTCAACGTCACCGTGAACACGGTGGCCCCCGGCTACATGATGACGCGCATGCACGAGGAGGAGATCGAACTGCGGGCCCGCGCCGCCGGTGTGGACGCCGCCGAGATCGAGGGCCGGCTGCGCGACGAGGTGCCCTTGGGCCGACACGGGTGCAGCGCGGACGTCGCGGGGGCGGTGGTATGGCTGCTGTCCGAGGATGCCGGCTACGTCACCGGGCAGACCATCGGGGTCAATGGTGGAATAGTGGTGAGCTGATGCCGCATCTGGTCGTGACCGGCGCCGCCTCGGGTATCGGGGCCGCAGTGGTCCATCACGCCGAAACACTCGGCTGGACGGTGGCCGGCCTGGACCGGACCTATCCGGCCTCCGATGCACCCGACAATCGCTTCGCCGTTGATGTCGCCGAGTCCGGTTCGGTGACAACAGCATTGCGCCGTGTCGTCGAGGGCTGGGGGTGCGCTCCGGATGCGCTGGTTCACGCCGCCGGTGTCTACCGGGTACGTGCCGCCGCCGACCTCGACGCCGACGGTTGGGACGACACCGTGGGCATCAACGCCAGGGGCAGCTTCCTGATGGCCCGGGCAGTTGCCGCGGCCATGATCGCCGGCGGCACCGGGGGCTCTCTGGTACTGCTGGGGTCGGTCGCCGCGATGCGCGGGGACAGCCTCGAACCGAGCGCCGCCTACACCGCCAGCAAGGGCGCTGTCGGCGCTCTGACCCGACAGCTCGCCGTGGAGTGGGCCGGCGCCGGGATCCGGGTCAACAGCGTGGTCCCCGGCGTGATCGACACCGCGATGACCACGATCGTCGGCGACGCCGCCGCCACCGAAGCACTGCTGCAGCGCCTGCCGCTGGGTCGGCTCGGGCGTGCCGACGAGGTGGCCGCGGCGTGCATGTTCCTGGCCGGTGCACAATCGTCGTACATCACCGGCACCGAAATCGTCGTCGACGGAGGGTATCTCGTCTCATGACCACTGCAGAGCTGCCTGTCATCACCGTCGGCGGTGCGGCACACGAACGCGGCCTGCAGTACGGCCGCCAGGCCGCCGACCGGGTACAGCGCACCCGCTCGGCCTACGCCGAGGTCTACGCCCACTTCGCGACCTGGGAGTGGGATCGGGTGCGTGAGGAGGCACAGGCCTTCATCGACCCCATCCGGGCATTCCACCCCGACTCCCTCGATGAGATGGCCGGCATCGCCGAGGGCGCCGGGCTCGAGTTCGTCGACGTCCTGGCGATGAACCTGCGCACTGAGATCCTGTTCGCCGCCAAGGTACGCGCCAGCGGTGCCGAACTGCCGCCGATGCTCGAATGCACCTCCTTCGCCGCCAGAAACTCCGAGGGCGCCCAATTGATCGGACAGACGTGGGACTGGCTGACGTTCTCGGCCGACACCGTGGTGCTCGTCGAATCCACACCTGAGAACGGGCCGGCGTTCATGACCGTCGTCGAGGCCGGTTTGTTGGCCAAGCTCGGCATGAACTCCGCGGGCCTGGCGCTGGCCACCAACGCACTGGTCACCGCGGCGGACACCGGCAGGCCTGGCATCCCGTACCACGTCATGCTGCGGGCGCTGCTGGACTGCCGTACGCCCACCGAGGCGGCGACGCTGCTGCAATCGGCGCACCGCTCGTCTTCGGCCAACTATCTGTTCGGGACCGGGGAGGGCTTGGTCGTCGACGCCGAGACGCGGCCCGGGAGTTACGCGGACATCTCCTGGGGCGTCCCCGATGACGATGGATTGCTGTTGCACGCCAACCACTTCACGGTCGCACCCGCGGGCACCGTCAACGATGTCGGCGCCATGCTGATGGCGGATTCGCTGTTCCGGTTGCAGCGGGTGCGCCGGCTGGCGCGGGAGTCACCGCAGTGCGGCGTCGAGCAGTGGAAGAACATTCTTTCCGACCACGCGGGGTCGCCGGCAGGCATCTGCTGTCACCCCGACCCGGGTACCCACAGCATGGATCAGTGGACCACCGCCACCGGGGCGATCTTCGAACCCGCGGACCGGCGGGCCCACATCTCGGTGGGCAACCCGTGTCGCGGAGAGTGGCTGACACGCGAGTACGCGCAGGTGTGGGCGTAGAGTCCATCACTGCCGCGCCCTGCGGCACGGCGTCAAGGGAGTTCGATGTCCAGGGTTCTTGCCGAGCTGATCATCGAGGCGGGCGCGCGGACCCGCCCCTCCCACCCCGCTGTGCCACCACGGGTGCTCGACTACGCCGAAGGCTTCCTCCAGACCAGTCGTGATTCCCTCCGGTTCCTGTGGCGCCACGACGATGCCTGGTTGGCCATTCACCTGACACGCCGCCGATACGACCCCGAAGTGATCGGGTCCCGCCGCGGCTCCACCGAAAAGGTGGTGGTCCAGGTGGCCGAAGTCGAGATGCCCCGCGGAATCACCTTGCGCGAAGTCGATGTGCTGACGCTGCTCGCGCTGGGCCTGACGAACGTGGGAATCGCCGAGCGCCTCGGCACCAGCGCCCGGACGGTGTCGACCCAGATCGAGCGGCTGCTCACCAAGCTGGATCAGTGCACCCGCGGTGGCCTGGCGGCGTTGGCCGTGGACTCCGGCCTGCTCCGACTGCCGATCCCGGGCGGCGTCGACGGCACACCGGGCATCGGGGTGGTGGAACTCGAATCCGTCGTCACCGCGGTCCCCCGAACCCCGGTGCCGCCGCTGCGGCCCGCGTACCCCCGGACCCGTCCCCTCGTGGTCGGCTCACTGATCCCGACCGGAGCCGCGGCCGCGGACGGGGTCGAGGTCCGACACGGCGCCATGCTGGCCGTTGCGGAGATCAATGCCACCGGCGGTGTGGCGGGCCGGCGCGTCGAACTGGTGACCGCCGATGTGGATCTGTTCGACTGGTCCAGTGTCGAACGCGGGTTGAGCCGGTTGTTCGCCAATGAGGTCGACGCCATCACCACCAGCTACGCCAGCGCCGAGAACTCGGCGGTGATCGATGCCGTCGCCGACTACGGCAAGCCCTTCCTGCACACCGCCACCTTCGCCGCTCAGGTGGAACAGGCAGAGTCCGATCCGAGCCGGTACGGCGCGGTGTTCCAGACCTGCGCGTCAGAGACGTTCTACGGCGTGGGTCTCATCAGGCTGCTGACCGAACTCGAGGGTGCCGAGGTGTGGCGCCCCCGCTCACGCCGCATCGTCAGCGTCGAAGCCGCCACGACCAGCACCCGGGTGACCAACGAACATTTCCTGGCCACCGCCGCTCAGGCGAACTGGTCGCTGACGGACCTGATCCGGGTACCGGTCCCCTCCACGGACTGGAACCAGGTGATGAGCCGCATCACCGCCGCCGATCCGGAGGTGGTGATGGTGACCCACTTCCTCGACCAGGAGCTGGCGGCGTTCCAGCAGGCGTTCGTGGCCGCGGGCCTTCCCGCCCTGGTGTATTGCGTGTACGGGCCATCCATTCCGCGGTTCCAGGATTCAGTGGGCGGAGCAGCGGATGGCATCATCTGGTCCACCACCACCGGCACGTACGACGACGTGCTGGGACAGCGGTTCCGTAA from Mycolicibacterium tokaiense includes the following:
- a CDS encoding hydantoinase/oxoprolinase family protein — translated: MEQRNWTVSIDAGGTFTDAVARHVDGRVLVAKVASTPEDPSQGLANAVTSLVEQGMPVDQVALLCHGTTVATNAVLTGNLAPVALLTTRGFRDVMGYRQSSRPSVYSLTPARPAELVERHARLEVDERLTSTGDVLTALTDDEIDRVVAEARALDVQAVAVSLLFSYLDDTHERRLGAALRAALPGIPVALSSEVAREFREYPRTATTVISAALRPVIGGYMQRAVTTLEGVGLRGSFLVMQSNGGSVPAARAEDAAHRLVLSGPAGGVAGLVAAAGRHGLQDVISLDMGGTSTDVCLVRAQRIPFTTSQVVSDHVLLAPTVDIHTIGAGGGSVTWTDQTGRLRVGPRSAKAVPGPASYGRGGVEPTITDAHVVLGTLGTDELADALVLDRDAARAAVDRIGAVVGMSTDEAAEAILAIGLAHMVRAVRKVSVERGLDPRRFTLVPFGGAGPLHAGLLLRHLGLRGVLVPHWPGLFSADGLLVAGLRLDDSQTVLTAFGDESVPRIADWFTSSAAAATGQLLRDGASRDRITVTASVDCRYLGQGYELNIALSDWNAEQLNQIPDLFHAAHAERYGHANRSEPVELVTVRIAAVGAYDRGSSGGQIPAGTGHPERAVVTHREVRIPGFASARVPIYERSLLCHGDRIIGPAIVRQMDSTTVMLEGQCAEVAEGGDLLITESKNGGDR
- a CDS encoding C45 family autoproteolytic acyltransferase/hydolase — encoded protein: MTTAELPVITVGGAAHERGLQYGRQAADRVQRTRSAYAEVYAHFATWEWDRVREEAQAFIDPIRAFHPDSLDEMAGIAEGAGLEFVDVLAMNLRTEILFAAKVRASGAELPPMLECTSFAARNSEGAQLIGQTWDWLTFSADTVVLVESTPENGPAFMTVVEAGLLAKLGMNSAGLALATNALVTAADTGRPGIPYHVMLRALLDCRTPTEAATLLQSAHRSSSANYLFGTGEGLVVDAETRPGSYADISWGVPDDDGLLLHANHFTVAPAGTVNDVGAMLMADSLFRLQRVRRLARESPQCGVEQWKNILSDHAGSPAGICCHPDPGTHSMDQWTTATGAIFEPADRRAHISVGNPCRGEWLTREYAQVWA
- a CDS encoding SDR family NAD(P)-dependent oxidoreductase is translated as MPHLVVTGAASGIGAAVVHHAETLGWTVAGLDRTYPASDAPDNRFAVDVAESGSVTTALRRVVEGWGCAPDALVHAAGVYRVRAAADLDADGWDDTVGINARGSFLMARAVAAAMIAGGTGGSLVLLGSVAAMRGDSLEPSAAYTASKGAVGALTRQLAVEWAGAGIRVNSVVPGVIDTAMTTIVGDAAATEALLQRLPLGRLGRADEVAAACMFLAGAQSSYITGTEIVVDGGYLVS
- a CDS encoding ABC transporter substrate-binding protein — translated: MSRVLAELIIEAGARTRPSHPAVPPRVLDYAEGFLQTSRDSLRFLWRHDDAWLAIHLTRRRYDPEVIGSRRGSTEKVVVQVAEVEMPRGITLREVDVLTLLALGLTNVGIAERLGTSARTVSTQIERLLTKLDQCTRGGLAALAVDSGLLRLPIPGGVDGTPGIGVVELESVVTAVPRTPVPPLRPAYPRTRPLVVGSLIPTGAAAADGVEVRHGAMLAVAEINATGGVAGRRVELVTADVDLFDWSSVERGLSRLFANEVDAITTSYASAENSAVIDAVADYGKPFLHTATFAAQVEQAESDPSRYGAVFQTCASETFYGVGLIRLLTELEGAEVWRPRSRRIVSVEAATTSTRVTNEHFLATAAQANWSLTDLIRVPVPSTDWNQVMSRITAADPEVVMVTHFLDQELAAFQQAFVAAGLPALVYCVYGPSIPRFQDSVGGAADGIIWSTTTGTYDDVLGQRFRNQYASRFGRAPGWSQAGAAYDQVNLLAAAWCATGTRHTDDVVRYLRRWPHRGVNGVYYFGDTSQSTLSYPDLTPDASMGQAHMVYQIQGGTHRALAPEPFGSCRRFRMPSWCATDLSA
- a CDS encoding SDR family NAD(P)-dependent oxidoreductase; this translates as MSAASDTLSCAVVTGAATGLGAGVATRLLDEGWCVVAADIDPAVEERFSAGSFDGRVRSAVADIADADTAAALVNAAMASFGRIDAVINNAGIGGPGGHLDEVAVDDIQRTLDVNLLGVVRLSQAAIPHLKAQRFGRIVNIGSVFAQRPVRNGSAYIMSKAAVHALSQCMAIELGPFNVTVNTVAPGYMMTRMHEEEIELRARAAGVDAAEIEGRLRDEVPLGRHGCSADVAGAVVWLLSEDAGYVTGQTIGVNGGIVVS
- a CDS encoding polysaccharide deacetylase family protein; its protein translation is MAAESQAAWPHGARYGASITFDFDAEEVWIGEDPANAGRPGVLSQGTYGPKVAVPLLLELLARHQVTATFFICGRDADRHPDRVREILAAGHEVAHHGHTHRSPVNLTPQEEEAELVHGLDSLRKLGAEVVGYRSPSWDFSPHTLGLLAEHGLQYSSNLMDDIRPYRHPGGIVEIPVSWLLDDAPHFWFSGADWSKTIRTVDEVYRLWRDELDGIAELGAHFMLTMHPQFIGRPSRLKLLDRLLTDMRESGAWIAPAREVAQWVP